In the genome of Candidatus Methylomirabilota bacterium, the window CCGACAGCATCTGGCCGGTCTCGGCGTCGTAGTGGCAGCGCTCCCACAGCGCCTGCCCCACGCCCTGGGCGATACCGCCGTGAGTCTGGCCGTGGAGGATCATCGGATTCACGGCGCGGCCGACGTCGTCGACCGAAGTGTAACGCACGATCTCGACCACTCCGGTCTCCGGATCGACTTCGACCTCGCACACGGCACAACCGTAGGGAAAGGAGGGCACGCTCATTGTCTCGTCGCCGGCGCCGACGAGCGGCCCTCGGAGCGCCTCGGGCGCGTCGCCGCGGAGCGCGGCGGCCGCCACCTCGAACAGATCGACCGAGCGATCGGTGCCCTTCACCGTGAAGCGCCGCCTCGAGAAGTCGATGTCCGCGTCCGCCGCCTCCAGCAGCCACGCCGCGATGCGCTTGCCCTGGTCGACGATCTGATCCGAGGCCTTGGCCATCACCACCCCGCCGAGACGCATCGAGCGGCCGGAATGCGAGCCGCCACCCACGGGCGCCACGTCGGTGTCGCCGGTGATCAACCTCACCTGATCCAAGTCCACACCGAACCACTCGGCCATGAGCTGCGCGAAGCTCGTCTCGTGGCCCTGCCCGGCCGACAGCGTGCCGATCACCACGTCGATCCGGCCCTCGGGACGCACGGTGATCTCGGCGCGCTCGCGCGGCATGCCGGAGTTGAGCTCGATGTAGTTGGCCAGGCCGATGCCGCGATAGCGGCCGCGGCGGCGCGCCTCGGCGCGGCGCGCCTCGAACCCTGCCCAGTCCGACAGAGCCACCGCGCGGTCCTGCACCGCCCCGTAGTCACCGCTGTCATAGACCATGCCGACGGGATTGCGGTACGGCATCGCAGCAGCCGGCACCAGGTTGCGCCTCCGAAGCTCAACGCGATCGAAGCCGTGGCGGCGCGCGGCGAGGTCGATCAGCCGCTCCATCACGAACATCACCTCGGGGCGGCCGGCGCTGCGATACGGCGTCGTGGGTGACGTGTTGCTGAGCACCGCGCGAGCGCGGATGGAGGCGGCGGGAACGTGGTACACGCTGGTCGCCAGCGCGACGCCCTTGGCGAGAGGGATGAACGACACGGCGTGCGCGCCGACGTTGCTCGTATTGACGCCACGCAGTGCCAGGAAATCGCCTTGGGCGTCGAGCGCCAGCTCGGCGTGCGACACGAGGTCGCGCCCCTGGTAGTCCGTGAGAAACGCCTCCCGACGTTCGCAGGTCCACTTCACGGGTCGGCGGAGGCGCTTCGCCGCCCAGGCGACCAGCGCGAACTCCGGATAGAAGCTGTTGCGGGTCCCGAAGTTGCCGCCGACCTCTCCCGACACCACGCGCACCGCGCTCGCCGGTACGCCGAGCGCGGCCGCGAGATCGCTCTGGTGGCGCTGCACGCCCCCCGAGCCTGCGTAGAGGGTGTAGCGGCCGCTGGCATCGTCGTAAGCGCCGAGCGCCGCCCGCGGCTCCATGGGCACGCCCGTCACGCGCTGGACCCACGTTTCGAGCCGCACCACGTGGGCCGCGCGGCGGAATGCGGCGGCAGCGGCGGCAGCGTCGCCGGCGTCGGAATCGACGCACACGTTCGAGCTGGTCTCCCTCCACGCGATCGGCGCGTCCGCTTCGGCGGCGTCGCCGGTGGCGGTCACCGCGGGCAGCGGCTCATAGTCCACCGCCACGCGCTCGGCGGCGTCTCGAGCGGCCGCGCCCGTTTCGGCGATCACCATGGCCACGGCCTCGCCCACGAAGCGCGCCCGGTCGGCCGGCAGCGGCGGATGCGGCGCGATGAAGAACGCCGAGCCGTCGCGGCTCCTGAGCGGGACTTCGTGCGGGTTGGACGGCACCGGGCGGTGCGGGATCGGCTGGAGGCCATCGGCGGCCGCGTCTTCGCCGGTGAGCACGGCGATCACCCCCGGCACCTTCAAAGCGCCGGCGACGTCGATGCGTCGGATGCGCGCGTGCGCGTGCGGCGAGCGCATCATGTACGCGTACGCCTGGCCCGGCAGGTTGAAGTCATCGCTGTAGCGACCGTTGCCGGTGAGCAGGCGCGCGTCCTCCCGGCGCAGCACCGGGTTGCCGAAGCCCTGGCCAGCCGAGCGGGTGCGGGAATTCAGGAATGACATCTTGCCCTCGGACGGGCATTCTACCGCCACCTTCAAGGAAGGAGCGTCCTGTGGCCGACAAGACAAGACCATCAGGCGCTCGGCGAACATGGCGCTGCTCAGCAGATCCGCGAGGGGCTTCACCAGCTCCAGGCCGCCGGGGGCGACGTCCTGTTCATCCCCACGATGTTCCGTCCGCTGGACGAGCTGCGCCGCGATCGGGACCGGTTCATCGCGGAAATCTCCCCGGCATTCCGGTAGGGTGCGGAAGGAGTACA includes:
- a CDS encoding xanthine dehydrogenase family protein molybdopterin-binding subunit; protein product: MSFLNSRTRSAGQGFGNPVLRREDARLLTGNGRYSDDFNLPGQAYAYMMRSPHAHARIRRIDVAGALKVPGVIAVLTGEDAAADGLQPIPHRPVPSNPHEVPLRSRDGSAFFIAPHPPLPADRARFVGEAVAMVIAETGAAARDAAERVAVDYEPLPAVTATGDAAEADAPIAWRETSSNVCVDSDAGDAAAAAAAFRRAAHVVRLETWVQRVTGVPMEPRAALGAYDDASGRYTLYAGSGGVQRHQSDLAAALGVPASAVRVVSGEVGGNFGTRNSFYPEFALVAWAAKRLRRPVKWTCERREAFLTDYQGRDLVSHAELALDAQGDFLALRGVNTSNVGAHAVSFIPLAKGVALATSVYHVPAASIRARAVLSNTSPTTPYRSAGRPEVMFVMERLIDLAARRHGFDRVELRRRNLVPAAAMPYRNPVGMVYDSGDYGAVQDRAVALSDWAGFEARRAEARRRGRYRGIGLANYIELNSGMPRERAEITVRPEGRIDVVIGTLSAGQGHETSFAQLMAEWFGVDLDQVRLITGDTDVAPVGGGSHSGRSMRLGGVVMAKASDQIVDQGKRIAAWLLEAADADIDFSRRRFTVKGTDRSVDLFEVAAAALRGDAPEALRGPLVGAGDETMSVPSFPYGCAVCEVEVDPETGVVEIVRYTSVDDVGRAVNPMILHGQTHGGIAQGVGQALWERCHYDAETGQMLSATFMEYVLPRADVLPQFATEISEVPSTSNPLGLRGGGEGGTTPALGAVVNAIVDALAELGVEHIEMPATPERVWQAIRQAGAFAR